A genome region from Haliotis asinina isolate JCU_RB_2024 chromosome 11, JCU_Hal_asi_v2, whole genome shotgun sequence includes the following:
- the LOC137255489 gene encoding uncharacterized protein, producing the protein MEMRVLLSLVCLPAFITSSLSEQATHDFKSTLRHNMKGYFRSYTLGNFKNVYNKEFYRLKISKWLSEDVSNNAPYAHSETERPLLAAKQEPDSTQQWLNNGKPKEPQLLANFRHQGTDQPLLATKREQLSIQEWLNNEKPTEPQLLANFKETERPLLAAKREQVSVQEWLNNEKPTEPQLLANFKYEEMERPLLGTKREHLSQEWLNNAKPTEPQLLANFKYEEMERPLLGTKREHLSQEWLNNAKPTEPQLLANFKYEEMERPLLGTKREHLSQEWLNNAKPTEPQLLANFKYEEMERPLLGTKREHLSQEWLNNAKPTEPQLLANFKYEEMERPLLGTKREHLSQEWLNNAKPTEPQLLANFKYEEMERPLLGTKREHLSQEWLNNAKPTEPQLLANFKYEEMERPLLGTKREHLSQEWLNNAKPTEPQLLANFKYEEMERPLLGTKREHLSQEWLNNAKPTEPQLLANFKYEEMERPLLGTKREHLSQEWLNNAKPTEPQLLANFKYEEMERPLLGTKREHLSQEWLNNAKPTEPQLLANFKYEEMERPLLGTKREHLSQEWLNNAKPTEPQLLANFKYEEIERPLLGTKREQLSQEWLNNAKPTEPQLLANFKYEETERPLLGTKREHLSQEWLNTAKPTEPQLLGNFKYEEMERPLLGTKREHLSQEWLNNAKPTEPQLLANFKYEEMERPLLGTKREHLSQEWLNNAKPTEPQLLANFKYEEMERPLLGTKREHLSQEWLNTAKPTEPQLLANFKYEEMERPLLGTKREHLSQEWLNTAKPTEPQLLANFKYEEMERPLLGTKREHLSQEWLNTAKPTEPQLLANFKYEETERPLLGTKREHLSQDWLNNAKRTEPQLLANFKYEETERPRPTREQMSIKEWLNNEKPREPQLLANFKYEETERPLLAAKREEELKEEWLNNGNPSGPLLLANLMDEGSIRPLLSAQREQQLSSRPIQGSSDGNIEYTNAILAWFRATSGLRQALSDNIESSLQSFIDVLNISPDGCSAAHKLPMSADHEDISLLGVTPVFMNLFWPFRFDMNVMNQRLAAYGLMNKVTSETNETLKEDFFRELQEVQGMRLPVKGNQIVLSFGDEDVVDGLKRINIVPDAEAYTRAGKHLYTKEEEDRIRQLTNKALDLINNTHEELYSAIVQMVSCTAFFKDESEKYTSGTVNSALGVLWLDPRDDWTVPLMAEQIVHEFIHTSLFYTELVQGGYKDVSRLNEALAWSAIRHEPRQFDRSLHAAYVSAGLITFHTRAGFFDRAAKLAQTMPEAVQELNRVNAETDVLDEAGRAMLNFLTEYVCLTRM; encoded by the coding sequence CCACTACTTGCTACCAAGAGAGAACAGCTCTCAATACAGGAGTGGTTAAATAATGAAAAGCCAACAGAGCCCCAGTTGTTGGCAAACTTCAAGGAAACGGAACGTCCACTACTGGCTGCCAAGAGAGAACAGGTGTCTGTGCAGGAGTGGTTGAATAATGAAAAGCCAACAGAGCCTCAACTCCTTGCAAACTTCAAATACGAGGAAATGGAACGTCCACTACTGGGTACCAAGAGAGAACACCTGTCCCAAGAGTGGCTGAATAATGCTAAGCCAACAGAGCCTCAACTGCTTGCAAACTTCAAATACGAGGAAATGGAACGTCCACTACTGGGTACCAAGAGAGAACACCTGTCCCAAGAGTGGCTGAATAATGCTAAGCCAACAGAGCCTCAACTGCTTGCAAACTTCAAATACGAGGAAATGGAACGTCCACTACTGGGTACCAAGAGAGAACACCTGTCCCAAGAGTGGCTGAATAATGCTAAGCCAACAGAGCCTCAACTGCTTGCAAACTTCAAATACGAGGAAATGGAACGTCCACTACTGGGTACCAAGAGAGAACACCTGTCACAAGAATGGTTGAATAATGCCAAGCCAACAGAGCCTCAACTGCTTGCAAACTTCAAATACGAGGAAATGGAACGTCCACTACTGGGTACCAAGAGAGAACACCTGTCACAAGAATGGTTGAATAATGCTAAACCAACAGAGCCCCAACTGCTTGCAAACTTTAAATACGAGGAAATGGAACGTCCGCTACTGGGTACCAAGAGAGAACACCTGTCACAAGAATGGTTGAATAATGCTAAGCCAACAGAGCCTCAACTGCTTGCAAACTTCAAATACGAGGAAATGGAACGTCCACTACTGGGTACCAAGAGAGAACACCTGTCACAAGAATGGTTGAATAATGCTAAACCAACAGAGCCCCAACTGCTTGCAAACTTTAAATACGAGGAAATGGAACGTCCGCTACTGGGTACCAAGAGAGAACACCTGTCACAAGAATGGTTGAATAATGCTAAGCCAACAGAGCCTCAACTGCTTGCAAACTTCAAATACGAGGAAATGGAACGTCCACTACTGGGTACCAAGAGAGAACACCTGTCACAAGAATGGTTGAATAATGCTAAACCAACAGAGCCCCAACTGCTTGCAAACTTTAAATACGAGGAAATGGAACGTCCGCTACTGGGTACCAAGAGAGAACACCTGTCACAAGAATGGTTGAATAATGCTAAGCCAACAGAGCCTCAACTGCTTGCAAACTTCAAATACGAGGAAATGGAACGTCCACTACTGGGTACCAAGAGAGAACACCTGTCACAAGAATGGTTGAATAATGCTAAACCAACAGAGCCCCAACTGCTTGCAAACTTCAAATACGAGGAAATAGAACGTCCGCTACTGGGTACCAAGAGAGAACAGTTGTCACAAGAATGGTTGAATAATGCTAAGCCAACAGAGCCTCAACTGCTTGCAAACTTCAAATATGAGGAAACAGAACGTCCACTACTGGGTACCAAGAGAGAACACCTGTCACAAGAATGGTTGAATACTGCTAAGCCAACAGAGCCTCAACTGCTTGGAAACTTCAAATACGAGGAAATGGAACGTCCACTACTGGGCACCAAGAGAGAACACCTGTCACAAGAATGGTTGAATAATGCTAAGCCAACAGAGCCTCAACTGCTTGCAAACTTCAAATACGAAGAAATGGAACGTCCACTACTGGGTACCAAGAGAGAACACCTGTCACAAGAATGGTTGAATAATGCTAAGCCAACAGAGCCCCAACTGCTTGCAAACTTCAAATACGAGGAAATGGAACGTCCACTACTGGGTACCAAGAGAGAACACCTGTCACAAGAATGGTTGAATACTGCTAAGCCAACAGAGCCTCAACTGCTTGCAAACTTCAAATACGAGGAAATGGAACGTCCACTACTAGGTACCAAGAGAGAACACCTGTCACAAGAATGGTTGAATACTGCTAAGCCAACAGAGCCTCAACTGCTTGCAAACTTCAAATACGAGGAAATGGAACGTCCACTACTGGGTACCAAGAGAGAACACCTGTCACAAGAATGGTTGAATACTGCTAAGCCAACAGAGCCCCAACTGCTTGCAAACTTTAAATACGAGGAAACAGAACGTCCACTACTGGGTACCAAGAGAGAACACCTGTCACAAGACTGGTTGAATAATGCTAAGCGAACGGAGCCCCAGTTGTTGGCAAACTTCAAATATGAGGAAACGGAACGTCCACGTCCAACGAGAGAACAAATGTCAATTAAGGAATGGTTGAATAATGAAAAACCAAGAGAGCCCCAGCTGCTTGCAAACTTTAAATACGAGGAAACCGAGCGCCCGTTACTGGCTGCCAAGCGAGAGGAGGAGTTGAAAGAGGAATGGTTAAATAATGGAAACCCATCTGGACCTCTGTTGCTTGCAAACTTAATGGACGAAGGAAGCATTCGCCCATTGCTGTCTGCCCAGCGAGAGCAGCAGTTGTCCTCTCGTCCAATACAAGGATCCAGTGATGGAAACATAGAATATACCAATGCCATTTTGGCATGGTTTCGTGCAACTTCGGGTCTTCGACAGGCGCTAAGTGACAACATTGAATCTTCGTTACAGTCATTCATCGATGTTCTAAACATTTCTCCTGATGGTTGCAGTGCAGCACACAAGCTGCCGATGTCGGCTGATCACGAAGACATATCTCTGCTCGGGGTGACTCCAGTTTTCATGAATCTCTTTTGGCCCTTCCGGTTTGACATGAATGTAATGAACCAACGTCTGGCTGCTTATGGCTTGATGAACAAAGTTACCTCTGAAACTAACGAAACCCTAAAAGAGGATTTCTTCCGGGAACTTCAAGAAGTGCAGGGCATGCGTCTTCCTGTGAAAGGAAACCAGATAGTGTTAAGCTTTGGGGACGAAGATGTCGTTGACGGATTGAAGCGAATCAACATTGTACCAGATGCTGAGGCCTACACTAGAGCAGGGAAACATCTGTACACTAAGGAGGAAGAGGACAGGATACGACAGCTGACCAACAAAGCACTGGACTTAATCAACAACACCCACGAGGAGCTGTATAGCGCAATAGTTCAAATGGTCTCCTGCACTGCCTTCTTCAAAGACGAATCTGAAAAGTACACAAGTGGAACGGTCAACTCTGCCTTGGGTGTATTATGGCTGGACCCACGGGACGATTGGACGGTTCCCTTGATGGCAGAACAAATAGTTCACGAGTTCATACACACGTCTCTGTTCTACACTGAGCTCGTCCAAGGTGGTTATAAGGACGTTTCCCGACTAAACGAAGCCCTAGCGTGGTCTGCTATCAGACATGAACCCAGGCAGTTCGACAGGTCTCTACATGCTGCCTATGTGTCAGCTGGTCTCATCACTTTCCACACCAGAGCTGGCTTCTTTGACAGAGCAGCAAAACTTGCACAGACGATGCCTGAGGCAGTCCAGGAACTGAACAGGGTCAATGCTGAGACTGACGTCCTGGATGAGGCTGGTCGAGCCATGCTCAATTTCCTCACTGAATATGTGTGTCTCACCCGCATGTAA